From one Macellibacteroides fermentans genomic stretch:
- a CDS encoding plasmid pRiA4b ORF-3 family protein translates to MEYQFKIQIKGISKPPVWRKVIVPANFTFLQFHSVIQTVFGWDDYHLFEFEDKEYQGSIRIAIPSEDDFDFGVKTLDASKVKLSKVFTDNIRKLLYVYDFGDNWVHEITLEAVSDNKRKEAICLSGKGSCPPEDCGGCYGYEEMKNVFRTMPDSEEAGEYRDWLGLEKDEIWSANTINLDEINVELKEI, encoded by the coding sequence ATGGAATATCAGTTTAAGATTCAGATTAAAGGCATATCCAAGCCTCCGGTATGGAGGAAAGTTATTGTTCCGGCAAATTTTACGTTTCTGCAATTTCATAGTGTGATACAAACCGTTTTCGGCTGGGATGATTATCATTTATTTGAGTTTGAGGATAAAGAGTATCAAGGTAGTATTCGTATTGCGATCCCCTCTGAAGATGATTTTGATTTTGGTGTTAAGACTTTGGATGCATCAAAAGTTAAGTTGTCTAAAGTATTTACAGATAATATTCGTAAACTTTTATATGTATATGATTTTGGAGACAATTGGGTTCATGAAATAACCTTAGAAGCCGTTTCCGACAACAAACGTAAAGAAGCTATTTGTCTTTCGGGTAAGGGTAGCTGTCCGCCCGAAGATTGCGGTGGATGCTATGGGTATGAAGAAATGAAAAATGTTTTCCGAACAATGCCTGACAGTGAAGAAGCTGGAGAATATAGGGACTGGCTGGGATTGGAAAAAGATGAAATCTGGAGTGCCAACACCATTAATCTCGATGAAATTAACGTTGAATTAAAAGAAATTTA
- a CDS encoding DUF3575 domain-containing protein: MKQIIYFLLFIIIPISNISSQENKSRFGAEVDFIPWYFDTFSRQTPMFTVSGFIGGYYEHFFSNSISLKTTAGIHNATYKWFENSTYGGKKVRSWQTMLELKVEPRFYFWDNQQKWGNLFAGLPLSIETGPFQNNPYKDIFQTPTIRAIPIIGYQYYFTNHFFVEANAGLGWRHDSYPTQSSNDLDYLLGLRFGLSF, encoded by the coding sequence ATGAAACAGATCATTTATTTTCTTCTTTTTATAATTATACCGATATCTAACATTTCATCACAAGAAAACAAATCTCGTTTTGGAGCTGAGGTAGATTTTATTCCCTGGTATTTTGACACCTTTTCCAGACAAACACCTATGTTTACGGTTTCGGGATTTATTGGTGGGTATTATGAGCACTTCTTTTCAAACTCCATTAGTTTAAAAACAACGGCAGGAATCCATAATGCTACCTATAAATGGTTTGAAAATAGCACGTACGGAGGAAAAAAAGTAAGATCATGGCAAACTATGTTAGAGCTAAAAGTAGAACCAAGATTTTACTTTTGGGACAATCAACAAAAGTGGGGAAACCTTTTTGCTGGACTTCCTCTCTCGATAGAAACAGGCCCTTTTCAAAATAATCCATACAAAGATATTTTTCAAACACCAACAATAAGAGCAATACCTATTATTGGATATCAATATTACTTCACCAATCATTTTTTTGTTGAAGCAAATGCAGGTCTGGGATGGAGACATGATAGTTACCCAACACAAAGTTCAAATGATCTTGATTATTTGCTCGGACTTCGTTTTGGATTATCCTTTTGA